One window of the Anaeromyxobacter dehalogenans 2CP-C genome contains the following:
- a CDS encoding phosphatidate cytidylyltransferase, protein MGALDPKNRQNLRLRVASAVVLFPLAVWITILGGLPFALLAAGAGAVASSELILMFAGLGLAEAFGIAVGGAIPLAAAFGQGGELMPGWTWLALAGATVALFTLYLFRRGPLEEIPRSLAAVSLSWLYCGVLLASVVALRLRFGVEWVILAFVVTWGNDTFAYFAGHAFGKHKMYERISPKKTWEGFAGGAVGSIAGALVTRALLPALGADLTAGHAVLIGVGGAVLGPLGDLAESMVKRAAGVKDSGKIIPGHGGLLDRIDALLFVSPWVYAVAHVLQSR, encoded by the coding sequence ATGGGCGCCCTCGATCCGAAGAACCGCCAGAACCTGCGCCTGCGCGTCGCGTCCGCGGTGGTGCTGTTCCCGCTGGCCGTGTGGATCACCATCCTCGGCGGCCTGCCGTTCGCGCTGCTCGCCGCCGGCGCCGGCGCGGTGGCGTCGAGCGAGCTCATCCTCATGTTCGCGGGGCTGGGCCTCGCCGAGGCGTTCGGGATCGCGGTCGGCGGGGCGATCCCGCTCGCCGCCGCGTTCGGCCAGGGCGGCGAGCTGATGCCGGGCTGGACCTGGCTCGCGCTGGCCGGGGCCACCGTCGCGCTGTTCACGCTGTACCTCTTCCGCCGCGGGCCGCTCGAGGAGATCCCCCGCTCGCTCGCCGCGGTGTCGCTCTCCTGGCTGTACTGCGGCGTCCTGCTCGCCTCGGTGGTCGCGCTGCGGCTGCGCTTCGGGGTGGAGTGGGTGATCCTGGCGTTCGTGGTGACCTGGGGGAACGACACGTTCGCCTACTTCGCCGGCCACGCGTTCGGGAAGCACAAGATGTACGAGCGCATCTCGCCCAAGAAGACCTGGGAGGGCTTCGCGGGCGGCGCGGTGGGCTCGATCGCCGGGGCGCTCGTCACCCGGGCGCTCCTGCCCGCGCTCGGCGCGGACCTGACGGCCGGCCACGCCGTGCTGATCGGCGTCGGCGGCGCGGTGCTCGGGCCGCTCGGCGACCTGGCCGAGTCGATGGTGAAGCGCGCCGCGGGGGTGAAGGACTCGGGCAAGATCATCCCGGGTCACGGCGGCCTGCTCGACCGCATCGACGCGCTCCTGTTCGTGTCTCCGTGGGTGTACGCGGTCGCGCACGTCCTCCAGTCCCGGTAG
- the uppS gene encoding polyprenyl diphosphate synthase, with product MADPTVEQLEARVRARPLPRHVAIIMDGNGRWAENRGLPRVAGHREGSEAVRAVTRAARRVGLEALTLYAFSSENWARPDEEVGALMQLLADYLESERAEMMQNGIRLNAIGELDRLPDFVRERLDAARAETAANDRMVLTLALSYGGRQELVHAARAAAAARGTALDAEDLEAALWTRGLPELDLLVRTSGERRISNFLLWQCAYAELYFSEVLWPDFRDAALFEAIADFQRRQRRFGLTGAQVARPERG from the coding sequence ATGGCGGACCCCACGGTCGAACAGCTCGAGGCACGCGTGCGCGCACGCCCCCTGCCGCGCCACGTCGCCATCATCATGGACGGAAACGGGCGCTGGGCCGAGAACCGGGGCCTCCCGCGCGTGGCCGGTCACCGGGAGGGTTCGGAGGCCGTCCGGGCCGTGACCCGGGCCGCACGCCGGGTCGGGCTCGAGGCGCTCACGCTGTACGCCTTCAGCTCCGAGAACTGGGCGCGCCCGGACGAGGAGGTCGGCGCGCTCATGCAGCTGCTCGCCGACTACCTCGAGAGCGAGCGCGCCGAGATGATGCAGAACGGCATCCGCCTGAACGCCATCGGCGAGCTGGACCGGCTGCCGGACTTCGTGCGCGAGCGGCTCGACGCCGCGCGCGCCGAGACCGCCGCGAACGACCGGATGGTGCTCACGCTCGCGCTCTCGTACGGCGGGCGGCAGGAGCTCGTCCACGCGGCCCGCGCCGCCGCCGCCGCGCGCGGCACGGCGCTGGACGCCGAGGACCTCGAGGCCGCGCTGTGGACGCGCGGGCTGCCCGAGCTGGATCTCCTGGTGCGCACCAGCGGCGAGCGCCGCATCTCCAACTTCCTGCTGTGGCAGTGCGCCTACGCCGAGCTGTACTTCTCCGAGGTGCTCTGGCCCGACTTCCGCGACGCGGCGCTGTTCGAGGCCATCGCGGACTTCCAGCGCCGGCAGCGGCGCTTCGGCCTCACCGGCGCCCAGGTCGCGCGCCCCGAGCGCGGGTGA
- a CDS encoding serine/threonine-protein kinase produces the protein MPPHRVGSYEIVSVVGRGGIGTVYRARHLETGELAAVKVLGPAPAVDATAARRLAREYEVLRTLDHPNVVRVFDAGVTEGYSYLAMELVEGLDLRAYLSPALDADTCLATDPEPFALDAITGSTGEPGPDAIRALAAMMDEPETEEVGVLAPRPASGDDEDLAACARIAPLSEEQRAALNRPVRVARMRGVLEQVVDALEYVHGRGLVHRDLKPSNVMVDDTRRARLMDFGLVKLEAERDVDDALTQAGRIVGTYRYMSPEQAQGHPVDARSDLYSLGVILYELLAGVPPFSARDPVALWHEILDLPPPPFAEVNPGADPALARLALRLLEKEPARRPQSAAEVRRALAAR, from the coding sequence GTGCCCCCGCACCGCGTCGGCTCGTACGAGATCGTCTCCGTCGTCGGACGCGGCGGCATCGGCACCGTCTACCGCGCGCGCCACCTGGAGACCGGCGAGCTGGCGGCGGTGAAGGTGCTCGGGCCGGCGCCGGCGGTGGACGCGACCGCCGCCCGGCGGCTGGCGCGCGAGTACGAGGTGCTGCGCACCCTCGATCATCCCAACGTGGTGCGCGTCTTCGACGCGGGGGTCACCGAGGGTTACTCGTACCTGGCCATGGAGCTGGTCGAGGGCCTCGACCTGCGCGCGTACCTGTCCCCTGCCCTCGACGCCGACACCTGCCTGGCCACCGACCCCGAGCCGTTCGCGCTGGACGCCATCACCGGCTCCACCGGAGAGCCCGGGCCGGACGCGATCCGCGCGCTCGCCGCCATGATGGACGAGCCCGAGACCGAGGAGGTGGGCGTGCTCGCGCCGCGCCCCGCCAGCGGCGACGACGAGGACCTGGCCGCCTGCGCGCGCATCGCGCCGCTCTCGGAGGAGCAGCGCGCCGCGCTGAACCGCCCCGTGCGCGTGGCGCGGATGCGCGGGGTGCTGGAGCAGGTGGTGGACGCGCTCGAGTACGTGCACGGCCGCGGCCTGGTGCACCGCGACCTGAAGCCGTCGAACGTGATGGTGGACGACACGCGGCGCGCGCGCCTCATGGACTTCGGGCTGGTGAAGCTGGAGGCGGAGCGCGACGTGGACGACGCGCTCACCCAGGCCGGGCGCATCGTCGGGACCTACCGCTACATGTCGCCGGAGCAGGCGCAGGGGCACCCGGTGGACGCGCGCAGCGACCTCTACAGCCTGGGGGTGATCCTGTACGAGCTGCTCGCGGGCGTGCCGCCGTTCTCGGCCCGCGACCCGGTGGCGCTGTGGCACGAGATCCTCGACCTGCCACCCCCGCCGTTCGCCGAGGTGAACCCGGGCGCGGACCCGGCGCTGGCGCGGCTCGCGCTGCGGCTGCTGGAGAAGGAGCCGGCGCGGCGGCCGCAGTCGGCGGCCGAGGTGCGGCGGGCGCTCGCCGCGCGGTGA
- a CDS encoding ATP-binding protein, with amino-acid sequence MPDPLDKASASACADCGGTGYVVEQILGATARARRCACQASCPRCEETGYVLVPQGGSTVAQVCSCRHLDERIAVFNQIAIPAAVAKASFETFKSWSPDHARARAVAEDFARKFRRDAPTKGYLLYGRPGAGKTHLLVATLRWLALEKGVSGRYVEFMLLLSEIKAGFDANRSHMDILRPLLSVPVLAIDELGKERGTEWERSMLDELISRRFNSGLATLFATNYFLRPDENPVREEPGKHVRTASPEWRRDAEAITLSQRVGDRIYSRLNEMCTFVKLDPGHDLRKDRAGSGGFWG; translated from the coding sequence ATGCCGGATCCCCTCGACAAAGCCAGCGCCAGCGCCTGCGCCGACTGCGGCGGCACCGGCTACGTCGTCGAGCAGATCCTCGGCGCGACCGCCCGCGCGCGCCGCTGCGCCTGCCAGGCGAGCTGCCCGCGCTGCGAGGAGACCGGCTACGTGCTGGTGCCGCAGGGCGGCTCGACCGTGGCGCAGGTGTGCAGCTGCCGGCACCTCGACGAGCGCATCGCGGTGTTCAACCAGATCGCGATCCCGGCGGCGGTGGCGAAGGCGTCGTTCGAGACCTTCAAGAGCTGGTCGCCCGACCACGCCCGCGCCCGGGCGGTCGCGGAGGACTTCGCGCGCAAGTTCCGGCGCGACGCGCCCACCAAGGGCTACCTGCTCTACGGCCGGCCCGGCGCCGGCAAGACCCACCTGCTCGTCGCCACGCTGCGCTGGCTCGCGCTCGAGAAGGGCGTTTCCGGGCGGTACGTGGAGTTCATGCTGCTGCTCTCGGAGATCAAGGCCGGCTTCGACGCGAACCGCAGCCACATGGACATCCTGCGGCCGCTGCTCTCGGTGCCGGTGCTCGCCATCGACGAGCTGGGCAAGGAGCGCGGCACCGAGTGGGAGCGCTCCATGCTGGACGAGCTCATCAGCCGGCGGTTCAACTCCGGCCTCGCCACGCTCTTCGCCACCAACTACTTCCTGCGCCCGGACGAGAACCCGGTGCGCGAGGAGCCCGGCAAGCACGTGCGGACCGCGTCCCCCGAGTGGCGGCGCGACGCGGAGGCGATCACGCTCTCCCAGCGCGTGGGCGACCGCATCTACTCCCGGCTGAACGAGATGTGCACGTTCGTGAAGCTCGACCCCGGCCACGACCTGCGCAAGGACCGCGCCGGCTCCGGCGGCTTCTGGGGCTGA
- a CDS encoding aspartate kinase, translating to MPVVVQKYGGSSVGTVEKMRKVAEKVAAARRAGKDVCVVVSAMGDTTDDLLSLAKQISPAPARRELDMLLSAGERISMALLSMALNDLGVPAISFTGSQSGIITTDSHSAARILEVRAFRVQEELAKGKVVIVAGYQGVSTRKEVTTLGRGGSDTTAVALAAALGADCEIYSDVAGVFTADPRVVPSAARLEALSYEEMQELAAAGAKVLNAQAVEFAKERGIAIHARSTFGGPEETVVKGGAHPERIAGVAMQKGLALLGFPAARLGDVLAILERHGAVALEIAVPGERAGVALDLENVHDWPVLRAQLAAEVPGLAAEDEAIGAVSVVGTGISAGHRVLRAVTATLAELGARPRALFTSPLRVTAYCDAAVLKDAARRLHEQLVG from the coding sequence ATGCCCGTGGTGGTCCAGAAGTACGGCGGCTCGTCGGTCGGGACCGTCGAGAAGATGCGCAAGGTGGCGGAGAAGGTCGCCGCCGCGCGCCGCGCCGGGAAGGACGTGTGCGTGGTGGTCTCCGCCATGGGCGACACCACCGACGACCTGCTCTCGCTCGCGAAGCAGATCTCGCCCGCCCCGGCCCGCCGCGAGCTGGACATGCTGCTCAGCGCCGGCGAGCGCATCTCGATGGCGCTGCTCTCCATGGCGCTCAACGACCTGGGCGTCCCGGCGATCAGCTTCACCGGCAGCCAGTCGGGGATCATCACCACCGACAGCCACTCCGCCGCCCGCATCCTCGAGGTGCGCGCGTTCCGCGTGCAGGAGGAGCTGGCGAAGGGGAAGGTGGTGATCGTGGCCGGCTACCAGGGCGTGTCCACGCGCAAGGAGGTCACCACGCTCGGCCGCGGCGGGTCGGACACCACCGCGGTGGCGCTCGCGGCGGCGCTCGGCGCCGACTGCGAGATCTACTCCGACGTGGCCGGCGTGTTCACCGCCGACCCGCGGGTCGTCCCCTCGGCCGCGCGCCTCGAGGCGCTCTCCTACGAGGAGATGCAGGAGCTGGCCGCGGCGGGCGCGAAGGTGCTGAACGCGCAGGCGGTGGAGTTCGCGAAGGAGCGGGGCATCGCCATCCACGCCCGCTCCACCTTCGGCGGCCCCGAGGAGACCGTGGTGAAGGGCGGCGCGCACCCGGAGCGGATCGCCGGGGTCGCGATGCAGAAGGGGCTCGCGCTGCTGGGCTTTCCGGCGGCGCGGCTCGGCGACGTGCTCGCGATCCTGGAGCGGCACGGCGCGGTGGCGCTGGAGATCGCGGTGCCGGGGGAGCGCGCCGGCGTGGCGCTCGACCTCGAGAACGTGCACGACTGGCCGGTGCTGCGGGCGCAGCTCGCCGCCGAGGTGCCGGGGCTCGCCGCCGAGGACGAGGCCATCGGCGCGGTGTCGGTGGTGGGGACCGGGATCTCGGCCGGCCACCGGGTGCTGCGCGCGGTGACCGCGACGCTGGCGGAGCTGGGCGCGCGGCCGCGGGCGCTGTTCACCTCGCCGCTGCGGGTGACGGCCTACTGCGACGCCGCGGTCCTGAAGGACGCCGCCCGCCGGCTGCACGAGCAGCTCGTCGGGTGA
- a CDS encoding DUF4340 domain-containing protein — protein sequence MSRRALLLLALVLAVLAGAIALIATTGVRLRGRERAAGGTRGGAVVGVAPGQVIAIDVSAGGRAVRVVRRGGGWARAGDGAAVDQAAVADLLESAAALRRRATLGGSGEEGGVFDPYGLAAPRARLELALEGGGAARLELGAGTGADGAAFVRAPDGQVVAVAADAATRVEAAIGRLLAPEGAPPAAPAPGPAPGPTAEPRPFRG from the coding sequence GTGTCCCGCCGTGCCCTCCTCCTGCTCGCGCTCGTGCTCGCCGTGCTCGCCGGCGCCATCGCGCTCATCGCCACCACCGGCGTGCGCCTGCGCGGCCGCGAGCGGGCGGCCGGCGGCACGCGCGGCGGGGCGGTGGTGGGCGTCGCGCCGGGCCAGGTGATCGCGATCGACGTCTCGGCCGGCGGGCGTGCCGTCCGCGTGGTCCGGCGCGGCGGCGGGTGGGCGCGCGCCGGGGACGGGGCGGCGGTGGATCAGGCCGCGGTCGCCGACCTGCTCGAGTCGGCGGCGGCGCTCCGGCGGCGCGCCACGCTGGGCGGCTCCGGCGAGGAGGGCGGCGTGTTCGACCCGTACGGCCTGGCCGCGCCGCGCGCCCGGCTGGAGCTGGCGCTCGAGGGCGGCGGGGCGGCGCGGCTGGAGCTGGGCGCCGGCACGGGCGCCGACGGCGCCGCCTTCGTGCGGGCGCCGGACGGGCAGGTGGTGGCGGTGGCCGCCGACGCGGCGACGCGCGTGGAGGCGGCGATCGGGCGGCTGCTCGCGCCCGAGGGGGCTCCCCCGGCGGCGCCGGCGCCCGGACCGGCGCCAGGGCCCACAGCGGAACCCCGTCCCTTCCGAGGTTGA
- the rpoZ gene encoding DNA-directed RNA polymerase subunit omega — MARVTVEDCLPMVDNRFALVLLATKRTRQLMAGARPLQAASKNKPPVLALREIATGKVRFDRSVRDALSGKFDKEKVNIPAGQTRTLR; from the coding sequence ATGGCTCGCGTCACCGTCGAAGACTGCCTCCCCATGGTGGACAACCGCTTCGCGCTCGTGCTGCTCGCGACCAAGCGGACCCGCCAGCTCATGGCCGGCGCCCGCCCGCTGCAGGCGGCGAGCAAGAACAAGCCGCCGGTCCTGGCGCTGCGCGAGATCGCCACGGGCAAGGTCCGCTTCGACCGCTCGGTGCGCGACGCCCTCTCCGGCAAGTTCGACAAGGAGAAGGTCAACATCCCGGCCGGCCAGACGCGGACGCTGCGCTAG
- the groES gene encoding co-chaperone GroES, translated as MTKIRPLQDRLIVKRVQEEEKTKGGIIIPDSAKEKPIEGKVIAAGNGKVLEDGKVRPLDVKAGDRVLFSKYAGTEVKIDGEEHLIMREEDILGVIEG; from the coding sequence ATGACGAAGATCCGTCCGCTGCAGGACCGCCTCATCGTGAAGCGGGTGCAGGAGGAGGAGAAGACCAAGGGCGGGATCATCATCCCGGACTCGGCCAAGGAGAAGCCCATCGAGGGCAAGGTGATCGCCGCGGGCAACGGCAAGGTCCTCGAGGACGGCAAGGTCCGCCCGCTCGACGTCAAGGCCGGCGACCGCGTCCTCTTCTCCAAGTACGCCGGCACCGAGGTCAAGATCGACGGCGAGGAGCACCTGATCATGCGCGAGGAGGACATCCTCGGCGTGATCGAAGGCTAG